TCAGAGGGCTCCCACTTCATGAGACGCCTGGATGATTCCCACTCCCTGAGCCCTGAGCATAAAGGAAGAAAGGTACTGAAAAGCCACAGACGAGAGTGGACCCTAGGGCAGGGATGtctgttgaacctgggaggagatgGCAAACATCAGCCTGGGAagggctgggcagaggggagCCATCGGTCCCTGTACCTGCCATGACAGTTCTGACCCCTTTAGACTAATACTGCTCATGGGCCCACTGCCCTAGGGCCATCCAGGGCAGTGTCACACCTGAAGGCATCAGATCCCCTTCCAGCTCCAAATTTCCTGCCTCCAATGGGCAGGCGAGTGCTAGGAAGTGTGGATCTGCCTAGGGGAGTACTGCCCAGCACTGAAACCCTTCCTTTTTCCACCTGGTTTTGGGGGTTGGAGGGGCTGTGGGCTCAGATCCCCGTTCCTGCCTCTTCAGCTGGCCACGCCTCACACTTTGCTGAAGTAGGTGGCCACCTCCTTACGCGGAGGCCGGGGTCCACCCCCAGCCCAGCCGTTGCCCATCAGCGGCGGCTCCTCCTGGCCCAGCCGCAGAGGTGGTTTGCATTTGTGCCAGCTTGTGAGCAGCCTGTTCATGGTGCCTTGATCCGTGATGCCACGCAgcttctccctttcctcctctgcACCATCGGGGGTCGTGGGGGCAGCTTCGGAAGCAGGTGCCGTGGCCAGTGTCCCGTGGGTGTGACCCAGCTCCAGGTCATGGTTCATGGCCTCGAAGAACTGCTGGATGCAGACCTTGGCGAAGGCCTTGGCGTGCTCTGTGCACGTCTCGTCGAAGAGCTTGCGCTCGATGTCGATATAGTGGGACCAGTATTTGCTCTTGAGGAAGGCGGCCTGTGTGAAGCAGGGCCGCACAGAGCGCACCACGAATGCCAGCAGCGTGGTCAGCAGCACGAACGACCAGCCCAGCGCCtgtggggagaagagagagagtcaCGGGGCACTGTCCTTGGGCCTCCGAGCCTGTTCAGACTCCCAAAGCACTCTTTACGCCAGTGCCTCTAGGGCAAAGAGCACAAATTGGGCAAGTGAGCCTGCCTCttggcctccatttcctcatctgtgaaatgggcatagAAATTGAAATAATGGAGATAGGTGCACCTCATGGAAAGAAGATCACGTGGGTAAAGCACCCACCATGCTGGCAGGGCACCCAGGGCCCAGGAGTTAAGTGGGCAGACCCTGGAGTTAGGCTGCTTGGGTTTGAATGCTGTCTCCACTACTTACTAGTTGACCAGAAGTAAAGCActcaacttctctgtgcctcagtttccacacctaTAAAGCAGCTGTTGGTAGCACCTATCTCAGAGTGTTGTTGTGAGGACTGAATGTGATAAGCTTAGCGCAGTGCCTGGTACCCAGTGCTCAGTGACTATTAACCATTACTGTTGTGCCAATAGGCCCTCACTTACTTACTGTGCCTCTTCtttcaggaagccttccttgatctCCCCAGGCCATAGTGGCCCATTTTCCTCTGAGTCTTGAACCTCTCCTTTGGCTCCTGGTATTGTCACCAGTGCCGTGCCAAGTGAGTACCTCCTCTGTGTCGGTTCTGAGCTGGGCCTTCAGGGGTCATGGAGGCGAATCAGGCAAGAACTCAAACTCTGCGCTGAAGAGCACCCTGCGCTTGGTTCCAGCTCTGCTCTGTCAGCTCGCTGCAGGGCATGGGGCAGGATGCTGCCCTGGCCCATGCTTCAGCGTTAGGCCCCAGCCGCACAGAGAAGCACTTGGGCAGATCAGGACTGGGGCTGAGGGCAAGCCCAGATGCCTATAGGGCCAGGCAGGTCGTGACAGAGCACACGGGGTGGGGAGCCACTGAGTATGTGCACAGGCTGGGGGCAGCCCAGGCTGTTCCAGGAGTACATGCGGACCCAGTGGAGCTGGATCTTCTGGATTTTCCAACTTGGAAATcacaaaaaaaatgatttttatgtgaaaaattccgatttttattttaattttatttgctgttttgttttgagacaggtcttgctctgttacctaagccggagtgcagtggcacaattacagttcactgcagccttgacctcccacttcagcttcctgcgtagctgggactacaggcgtgtgccaccaagcctggctaatttttttctttctttttttttggagacagggtctcactatattccccaggctggtcttgaactcctgggctctagcaatcttcttgccttggcctctcaaagtgctgggattacagacatgagccacatcGTACCCGGCCCATTCTGGTTTTTAGAAGATGCCAACAAATTCTAAAGTTGAATCTAGAATTCAGTCTCTGAAGGCCAAATCAAACGTGTATAGGCCAGGCAGCCTGTGGCCTTTGCGGCCCACTCAGCTTATGATGTGGTGGCTTAAAGTTCAGGTGGAATGGCAGCTGCCAAGGCCCTGAGGCCGGGGACGATGGGATGAGTGCCCACAGGAGAGGAGGCACAGGTtagggaggagagggaagtaGAGTTCAGTCAGGATGCTCAGAGCGTGACATTCACCAGGGCCATCTGGGTGGTGATAGGGGCCTCCCAGGAGAGAGGCCCCTGCTAAAGTGGGAAGCCAGGGGTGTCTGGACTTGCCAGGGCAGAGTTTCTCCAGCCCTTGCAGGGCAGGCTGGCCCCAGCCCCTCACCCTGACAGCACCTGGTCTGCCAGCTGTGAGGGCGGGCTGTCTGGGTGGTCCTCCCCACAGGGTACTGACTGGGCTGGAGGAAGCCCGAGAGGCTTGGATGGGTGAGCGTAGAGGGGCAGAGGATGCGGGAGTAGGGCTGGGGAGGACCCTCACTCTGGCTGACCCGTCAATGGGCTCTCCAACCTGCCTTTCCGTCACATCCCAACAGGGCCTCTCTTTCACCCATGCACCCCCTTCCAGGACACCCTGGTCCTCAGCTCCCACTCCCCAGCAGGGAAGCACCAGATGGGGGCATTTGCCAGGGAAATGTACCCAAATGGCTTAGCCACCCACTGGCCTCACCACTGCCGAGGCCCGGAAGAGGGAAAGCATGCAAATTCCTCCAGCTTCCAAGCTCAGAGATCAGGATAGGGATGCAGGTCCACTCTGGGGACCTCAGGACAGGGGTCAGGCCCACTCACCAGAAGCCTCTGGACAGAGGGAGCCAAAGCACGTTTTCCGGATGGCCCTGGGCTGAGGGCAGACGTGTGGCTCTGCCTTCAGCCTCAGTTGGGAAGATGCTCCCCACACCTCGGAGCTCCACCTGAGCAGAGGCCCCATTTTGAGAGGTAGGGGGACAGGGCCCTCCCAGAGGGAACTTGATCTGCCAGGGAGACCCAGCGTGAGGCCATGCAGCCCCCTCACCTGGGAGATGCAGCGGAGGTAGCGCACGGCCACCTCTCGGGCCAGCAGCCAGTCGCCATCGTAGATCTCAGGGCAGGGCACCCGGGCCAGCAGGCGGGCAAGCTCGGGAGCAGTAAGGCCGGGTGCCAGGCTGCCGTTGCCCAGTGCGCTCACAGGCACGGCAGTGCAGAAGGCACAGAGGAAGCATTTGCCGTCGAGTAGTGTGACGGCCACCCAGACGACGGGCGCGATGAGGGCGCGCTGGGCCATGGAGCAGAACATGTAGCGCAACACAGCGGGGTCCTTGGCCCGGCGGCCCGGCGGCCGCTTCCACTCTTCGGCCAGCATGGACACGTTGTTGTTCACGACCAGGCCAAGCAGAAAGAGCACCAGGGGTGGCGCCAACAGGATGCCCGCACTGTAGGCTGCATTGTAGCCCGGCAGGCAGGGGCAGTTGAAGTCGAAGGCCGAGTACATCTGGGCACTGGCCAGGGCCATGATGCCACAGATGCCGTTCATGAAGGACTCCTGGTTGGACTGCAGGAACTGGAAGATCATCCGGAACTTGTCCATCGTGCCCCCTGCGGGGCCTGGCCTTCTCTTCCCaactcactgctgcctccaagAGGGCCCCTGCTGCCCACCCTGCCCAGTGGGTGCCCACCTCATGACTCGGGCTCTCCTGGCTGGGACCAGCAGAGCTCAGAGGCTGAGGTCACTGTCGCTTTGAGGAATCTTTAGTCAGGTGCTGGCTGAGAGGGTGCAGATTGACCAATCCTGTGGGTTCAGCCAGGGCTGTGCCCCTCCCTCCtgggcttctctctctctgcagccGCCTCCACCTCCAGCGCTAGCACCTGCTAGAGACCAGCTTTCTGTgggtgtgggagggagggagggagaggcggGAGAGAAGGCTCAGACACAGGCTGGGAAGACACTGTCTCCAGCAGGGCTGGAGTTTGGAGAGTCCAGGGCTGCTGCAGGGGCCTGAGGTCCTGGACCTTGTCTTCTGGGCTCCTAGGAAGCTCATCGCCCTCCTTTTGCCCTTCTCACTGGGGGTCTCCTCCATGCTGTATCAGAATCCTAGAGGGCTCCTCCATCAGTTCCCCAATGACAGTGTTGTGCTGCGgtggtggtggctgcagtgagggTGCTGCTGGTGGTTGTGGGGATACTGGCCACAGAGGggatggcagtggtggtggtggggatgg
The Pongo abelii isolate AG06213 chromosome 8, NHGRI_mPonAbe1-v2.0_pri, whole genome shotgun sequence genome window above contains:
- the CALHM1 gene encoding calcium homeostasis modulator protein 1; this encodes MDKFRMIFQFLQSNQESFMNGICGIMALASAQMYSAFDFNCPCLPGYNAAYSAGILLAPPLVLFLLGLVVNNNVSMLAEEWKRPPGRRAKDPAVLRYMFCSMAQRALIAPVVWVAVTLLDGKCFLCAFCTAVPVSALGNGSLAPGLTAPELARLLARVPCPEIYDGDWLLAREVAVRYLRCISQALGWSFVLLTTLLAFVVRSVRPCFTQAAFLKSKYWSHYIDIERKLFDETCTEHAKAFAKVCIQQFFEAMNHDLELGHTHGTLATAPASEAAPTTPDGAEEEREKLRGITDQGTMNRLLTSWHKCKPPLRLGQEEPPLMGNGWAGGGPRPPRKEVATYFSKV